A part of Rickettsia canadensis str. McKiel genomic DNA contains:
- a CDS encoding LptA/OstA family protein, translating to MSLQSSIYRIIKLLVFLTISISIYASDKDISNLHITSDTLIIDKTKQKAEYLGNVVVYFDNAILRTEELYIFYKTIDEKQTIDHIIVPTKLNVERKINNELLLADSAKYFFDNKQLILIGNVILQRDDNVLKTNKLIYYVDHVNK from the coding sequence ATGTCTCTACAATCATCAATTTATCGGATTATTAAACTTTTAGTATTTCTTACTATTAGTATATCTATATATGCTAGTGATAAAGATATTTCAAATTTACATATTACATCTGATACTTTAATTATTGATAAAACTAAACAAAAGGCAGAATATCTTGGAAATGTTGTTGTTTACTTTGATAATGCGATACTTAGAACGGAAGAATTATATATTTTTTATAAAACAATAGATGAAAAGCAAACTATTGATCATATAATTGTTCCTACTAAATTGAATGTAGAAAGAAAAATAAATAATGAATTATTGCTTGCAGATTCAGCTAAATATTTTTTTGATAATAAACAACTGATTCTAATTGGTAATGTAATATTACAACGTGACGATAATGTTTTAAAAACTAACAAACTAATCTATTATGTAGATCATGTTAATAAATAG
- a CDS encoding pentapeptide repeat-containing protein, whose amino-acid sequence MAVINNKNYQKVVENILSSSKLNTLLKSAIKDLSSAKNISLRTMLLGARFVLTNPINAYNLIKLARSSNIYLDPEFQRSLLENSPIWEFLKKHVGDLPKIGQILAKAGFREFQDKSVLDQKGLAILKECFKTEKVLKKLQEIAVEVKQELPDWNKVTSSSLDMLVTDKNFRKFFNEKSEDITNYIRIGATEILPSDYIKTFDDILQKPQSKDIYAQVIKIFNEYPNFKQALAENINNINSLKRFNTLSPEKQIIIKNFLAEVQEQAKPFLKEYFESYKIDLNILDIIPTLLNKIPETKEIFDTLNALDQGVMVALEKSLKMVAGDDKLKSFFAHNKKILPNIALGIIDNTPSVQSITQQYNFDKQMLNIAGEVMSKPEIAYAIIVDLNKGDYMSLTVNIISALNDPAFKLKDILVEQSKKGLFDNLITGILEHDEKGNQNIKQQLINYGLEARDITQLTSIMPILLDKPEALQKVFRDFIKGNYTGMAKELITLTKDSPEIKKYLNNKREIFASILEKTLVDIPGINDLDKKELYNILPSMLNHPDELVKVIEEVEKSNYRGATSALYNLAQKTNYFEGQLLNIIKVGFSYATEKVKDVLSASQDFKDTTIDAMTLRNNLNKIQNGKFNLEGAILVGDLSNIDFSGVSLKNADLTKVTSLKDCNFKNTNLAGAKLPDNLMLLTDTYNLDKTIPALAPELIKEQQAQLIDKAIDKVFLQVQAEGTRNLLSKQEFVQQVKILYEENQTIKDYIIEKLNSLPMNMVTNLATPKTNQYQHITNYINSPLQVLNPLYENIANKQDIKSNLLANILSEQISQKLFDNGDNRGEDFYLINQMLKLSLSEYLTENPDIINSFLEPKNLKKLASNIASTLNLKSKYTWVGNITGGIYLPKEIFNEQLKDNFKNEFEKINKLNVLTQARNIASNLDSELYIKDTQDKSYTYKSLPIPIKSKTMHK is encoded by the coding sequence ATGGCCGTTATAAACAATAAAAATTATCAAAAAGTTGTAGAAAACATTTTATCTTCTTCTAAACTTAATACATTACTCAAGAGTGCAATTAAGGATTTATCGTCTGCGAAAAATATAAGTTTAAGAACGATGCTACTCGGAGCAAGATTTGTTTTAACTAATCCTATAAATGCTTATAATCTTATTAAGCTTGCTAGATCTTCTAATATATATCTTGATCCAGAATTTCAAAGATCACTTCTTGAAAACTCTCCAATATGGGAATTTTTAAAAAAACATGTAGGTGATTTGCCTAAAATAGGTCAAATCTTAGCAAAAGCAGGCTTTAGAGAATTTCAAGATAAGAGTGTTTTAGATCAAAAGGGACTTGCAATACTAAAAGAATGTTTTAAAACTGAAAAAGTACTTAAAAAACTTCAAGAAATTGCAGTTGAAGTAAAGCAAGAGCTACCAGACTGGAATAAAGTGACTTCTAGCAGTTTGGATATGCTGGTTACCGATAAAAATTTCAGAAAATTTTTTAACGAAAAGAGCGAAGATATTACAAATTATATACGTATCGGAGCAACTGAAATACTTCCAAGCGATTATATAAAAACTTTTGATGATATATTACAAAAACCTCAAAGTAAGGATATATATGCACAAGTTATAAAAATATTTAATGAATATCCTAATTTTAAGCAAGCACTAGCTGAAAATATAAATAATATTAATTCTCTAAAAAGATTTAACACATTATCTCCTGAAAAACAAATAATTATTAAAAATTTCTTAGCAGAAGTGCAAGAACAAGCTAAACCTTTTTTAAAAGAATATTTTGAAAGCTACAAAATCGATCTTAATATTTTAGATATTATTCCTACTTTATTAAATAAAATTCCTGAAACAAAAGAGATTTTTGATACTCTTAATGCTCTAGATCAAGGTGTAATGGTAGCTCTTGAGAAATCCTTAAAAATGGTAGCGGGTGATGATAAATTAAAAAGTTTTTTTGCTCACAATAAAAAAATCTTACCAAATATTGCTTTAGGTATTATTGACAATACTCCTAGCGTACAAAGTATAACACAACAATATAATTTTGATAAACAAATGCTTAATATAGCAGGTGAAGTTATGTCAAAACCGGAAATTGCTTATGCTATTATTGTAGACTTAAATAAAGGCGATTATATGAGTTTAACCGTTAATATAATCTCTGCCCTTAATGATCCTGCATTTAAATTAAAAGATATATTAGTAGAGCAAAGTAAAAAAGGCTTATTTGATAATTTGATTACAGGGATTTTAGAACACGATGAAAAAGGTAACCAAAATATAAAACAACAACTTATAAATTATGGTCTAGAAGCGCGAGATATTACACAGCTAACTAGTATAATGCCTATATTACTTGATAAACCTGAAGCATTACAAAAGGTTTTTCGAGATTTTATTAAAGGTAATTATACAGGCATGGCAAAAGAATTAATAACTTTAACTAAAGATAGTCCTGAAATCAAAAAATATTTAAACAATAAAAGAGAAATATTTGCAAGTATTCTAGAAAAAACTTTAGTGGACATACCAGGTATCAATGACCTTGATAAGAAAGAATTATATAATATACTTCCATCAATGTTAAACCATCCTGATGAATTAGTTAAAGTTATAGAAGAAGTCGAAAAAAGTAATTATCGCGGGGCCACTAGTGCCTTATATAATCTAGCTCAAAAAACAAATTATTTTGAAGGGCAATTACTGAATATTATAAAAGTAGGTTTTAGCTATGCTACTGAAAAAGTAAAAGATGTATTGAGTGCATCACAAGATTTTAAAGATACAACTATAGATGCAATGACTCTTAGAAATAATTTAAATAAAATACAAAATGGAAAATTCAACTTAGAGGGAGCTATATTAGTAGGTGATTTATCTAACATCGATTTCTCAGGCGTGTCATTAAAAAATGCAGATTTAACTAAAGTAACCTCTTTGAAAGATTGTAATTTTAAAAATACTAATTTAGCAGGTGCTAAATTACCTGATAATTTAATGCTGCTTACTGACACTTATAATCTTGATAAGACTATCCCTGCTTTAGCACCTGAACTAATTAAAGAACAACAAGCTCAATTAATTGATAAGGCAATTGATAAAGTATTTTTACAAGTACAAGCTGAGGGAACAAGAAATTTACTTAGTAAACAAGAATTTGTTCAACAGGTGAAAATATTATATGAAGAAAATCAAACGATTAAAGACTATATTATAGAAAAGTTAAATTCATTACCTATGAATATGGTTACTAATCTAGCTACTCCTAAAACAAATCAATATCAACATATTACAAATTATATAAATTCTCCATTACAAGTATTGAACCCTTTGTATGAAAATATTGCAAATAAACAAGATATTAAGAGTAATTTATTGGCAAATATTTTAAGTGAACAAATATCACAAAAACTTTTTGATAATGGTGATAATAGAGGGGAAGATTTTTATCTGATTAATCAGATGCTCAAACTGAGCCTTTCTGAATATTTGACAGAAAATCCTGATATTATAAATAGTTTTTTAGAGCCGAAAAATCTAAAAAAGTTAGCAAGTAATATTGCCTCTACTTTAAATTTAAAATCCAAATATACTTGGGTAGGCAATATTACCGGTGGAATTTACTTACCAAAAGAAATCTTCAATGAGCAGTTAAAAGATAACTTTAAAAATGAGTTTGAAAAAATTAATAAATTAAATGTTTTAACACAAGCAAGAAATATAGCTTCAAATTTAGATAGTGAATTGTATATAAAAGATACTCAAGATAAATCATACACTTACAAATCATTACCAATACCAATAAAAAGTAAAACAATGCACAAATAA
- the lptC gene encoding LPS export ABC transporter periplasmic protein LptC produces MSSSYKRRKKFLKSIYLLIILGILYIGYILIKSGYINEENDINVTKKSLKYNKNFDLKYNIILKDSIFEGVNKNLNAYTIKTERATKESDNKYKLDIINAIYNVNKDQHLIIHAQEGFLDEESNILDLKNDVKFFFDKIIFNTNNARIDLVNQNITGNSSATLFYNNSSITSDSFNTRDKNNIIIFKGNVSTIINLSDY; encoded by the coding sequence ATGTCCTCTTCTTATAAACGGCGGAAAAAATTTTTGAAATCCATCTATCTTTTAATAATACTTGGAATTTTGTATATAGGATATATACTAATTAAAAGCGGTTATATTAATGAAGAAAACGATATTAATGTTACAAAAAAAAGTTTAAAATATAATAAAAATTTTGATTTAAAATATAATATTATATTGAAAGATTCAATTTTTGAGGGAGTAAATAAAAATTTAAATGCATATACGATTAAAACTGAGCGCGCTACAAAAGAGTCGGATAACAAATATAAATTAGATATAATCAATGCTATTTATAACGTAAATAAAGACCAACATCTGATCATACATGCACAAGAAGGCTTTTTAGACGAAGAATCAAACATATTAGATTTAAAAAACGATGTAAAATTTTTTTTTGATAAGATCATATTTAACACTAACAATGCAAGGATTGATTTAGTAAATCAGAATATAACCGGGAATTCCTCTGCTACGTTATTTTACAACAACTCTTCAATTACTTCAGATAGTTTTAATACAAGAGATAAAAATAATATTATAATTTTTAAAGGCAATGTCTCTACAATCATCAATTTATCGGATTATTAA
- the lptB gene encoding LPS export ABC transporter ATP-binding protein, whose protein sequence is MDILQVNNISKSYIKKNILSDVSLNIKQGEIVGLFGPNGAGKTTCFNIIIGLIKPDSGQLLLNDINITNLPIYLRARLGIGYLLQEPSIFRGLSVEDNIKAIIEISKNDKEVIEQKTHDLLEKFSIMHLKDLSAASLSGGERRRLEIARSLAIEPKFIILDEPLAGIDPLAISDIKNLITYLREFNIGILITDHNVRDTLDIVDRAYVVFEGKVLLEGNAKEIANSKKVKEVYLGESFSF, encoded by the coding sequence ATGGACATCTTACAAGTTAACAATATATCAAAATCCTATATAAAAAAGAATATATTAAGTGATGTATCTCTTAATATAAAACAAGGGGAAATAGTTGGTTTATTCGGTCCTAACGGAGCAGGTAAAACAACTTGCTTTAATATTATTATCGGTTTAATAAAACCAGATTCCGGACAATTACTTTTAAACGATATAAATATTACTAACTTACCTATTTATTTACGAGCAAGACTTGGAATCGGTTATCTTCTTCAAGAACCATCAATATTTCGTGGATTATCGGTTGAAGATAATATTAAAGCTATAATTGAAATATCTAAAAACGATAAGGAAGTAATTGAACAAAAAACCCATGATTTGTTAGAGAAGTTTTCGATAATGCATTTAAAAGATCTGTCTGCCGCCAGCTTATCGGGCGGTGAAAGGCGTAGGCTTGAGATTGCACGCTCACTTGCAATAGAACCTAAATTTATCATACTTGATGAGCCGCTTGCCGGTATTGATCCGCTTGCTATTTCCGATATCAAAAACTTAATTACTTATTTACGGGAGTTCAATATAGGTATTTTAATTACCGATCATAACGTGCGTGACACTTTAGATATTGTTGACCGTGCTTATGTTGTTTTTGAAGGCAAAGTATTATTAGAAGGAAACGCTAAGGAAATAGCAAATAGCAAGAAAGTTAAGGAAGTGTATTTAGGCGAGAGTTTTAGTTTTTAG
- the miaA gene encoding tRNA (adenosine(37)-N6)-dimethylallyltransferase MiaA, whose translation MKKKEIIILCGPTASGKSYLGHEFAKAYNGEIINIDSMQVYKETPIITASPSQIYKTEIPYHLYNFLSITEDFSVIKYLKLAAKKIKEIISRGKLPILIGGTGLYINSLVFGYNNIPDITEDLQKQARELHSKIGNIELWNKLEKLDPLAASKINQNDTQRLIRAYEVFKQSGKSIFCFHTLPKEQILSEFNFKIIFLNPERKFLYKTCEQRLQKIFKEGSIDEIALIKKQLIPQDYLNLKAVGVKEILAYLDGNLTLDDALSATQIRTRRYAKRQVTWFKNQIKDKITLKYSNQEECTKILEIFPHLLIERNLKETQNTAPQCI comes from the coding sequence GTGAAAAAAAAAGAAATAATTATATTATGCGGCCCTACTGCTAGTGGGAAGTCTTATTTAGGTCACGAATTTGCCAAAGCTTATAATGGTGAAATCATTAATATTGATTCAATGCAGGTTTATAAGGAAACTCCTATTATTACTGCTTCTCCGTCTCAAATTTATAAAACTGAAATCCCCTATCACTTATATAATTTTCTATCAATTACGGAAGATTTTTCGGTAATAAAATATCTAAAACTTGCTGCCAAAAAAATAAAAGAAATAATAAGCAGAGGCAAACTACCTATATTAATAGGAGGAACCGGATTATATATCAATTCTTTAGTTTTTGGCTATAATAATATTCCTGATATAACAGAGGATTTACAAAAACAAGCTAGAGAACTGCATAGTAAAATAGGTAATATAGAGTTATGGAATAAATTAGAGAAGCTTGACCCACTCGCTGCTTCTAAAATAAATCAAAATGATACTCAGCGTTTAATTAGAGCTTATGAAGTTTTTAAGCAATCTGGTAAATCTATTTTTTGCTTTCACACTTTACCAAAAGAACAAATCTTATCTGAATTTAATTTTAAAATTATCTTCTTAAATCCTGAGCGAAAGTTTTTATATAAAACATGTGAGCAACGTTTACAAAAAATATTTAAAGAAGGTAGCATAGATGAGATTGCTTTAATAAAAAAACAACTCATACCGCAAGATTATTTAAATTTAAAAGCAGTAGGAGTAAAAGAGATCTTAGCTTATTTAGACGGCAATCTTACTTTAGACGACGCTTTAAGTGCAACTCAAATCAGAACACGCCGGTATGCTAAAAGACAAGTGACTTGGTTTAAAAATCAGATCAAAGATAAAATCACATTAAAATATTCTAACCAAGAAGAATGTACCAAAATATTAGAGATCTTTCCACACTTGCTTATAGAGCGGAATTTAAAGGAGACACAAAACACAGCACCGCAGTGTATATAG